The window TATTTGTTACAACCTGATGAGGTGCTTATAGATGCTAAAAAAGGAGAATCGTTTACGGTCGATATCAATATGCAGCCCTATGAAACCGAAAAACCAAGCGCTAAAGAACTGTTGGTAGCCTATGTCGTTGAATACGGCGCGATCAGCGCTGAAAATGACGTAACACTGATAGATATTATAAAGCCTTCTTCTAAACGGACTCATAGCCGTGTAAACCCTACCGGAGGGCGTCCGCTTATTAAAATAAAGAATAACGGAAGTAAGAATTTAACAAAACTAACCGTTAAGTATTACCTCGACGGACAGAAACCTAAAAGGTATAATTGGACAGGCAACCTGGCGTTTAATGAAGAAACCCTGATTACCCTTCCGGAAGAAATCTTTTCAGAAAAAGAGGAAACAGGATTTACAGTAGCGTTGAGTAAACCGAATGGAAAAAGAGATGGTTATATGGCAGATAATGTTCAGTCTGCTACATACCAAAAGCCCGATATCCTTCCCGGAAATATGGTTGTATATTTTAAAACCAATGAAAAACCCGGACAGAATACTTACCGTGTTGAAGATAGTTTTGGAAACGTTGTGTTTAAAAAGGACAGCACCGATTTAATGCCGAATAAACTGCATCAGGATACCCTAAAACTGGCCGAAGGCGGGTATAGCTTTATCGTCGATGATACAGGAAATAACGGTCTCGAATTTTGGTTCCATGCCAAAGAAGGTGTCGGAAATATAAAGATCCTGGATACTCTGGGACAGGCCATCAAACAGTTTGGTTCTGATTTTGGAAAAAACATCACCTATAACTTTACCGTAAAACATCATACGGATTATACCTTAGACCCGAAACCGTCTGTGAATATGTTTGGAGCACGAACAAACGGACCGGTAAATGTTGACTATTTTTCGAATAAGAAGGCAGAGGTAAAAGTCATTATCACACAACAGGAAGACGAATCGAAAGTTGTTCAGGAGCATGTATATCACAATTTAAACAGAGGCATATTTAACTACGATTTATCGTACTTGCCAAAAATGAGATATACGCTGAAAGTGATCGTTGACGGTGAAGTGATATTTAAGAACAGAATCCGACTTAAAGAATAAGAAAGAAGGTTTCGAAAACCTGCCCGTTCTATTCTGACGAGCGCTCGACAAGACATAAGAATCATATGTTGTCACTACGAGTATCAATATTTTTGATAACATTGCAAATTGTAATGGAGTTAGTAAATTATTCCTTTTCCGCAGGATAGGTTTAGCAGGGTGGAGCGTTAAAAAACAGTTTGGCAAATTGTTTTAGTGAATGAGCCAGATGGCGCTTTGACAGATTCAGTGAAGCAGAGTGTAACGCGGAGTTTGCAAACCGGTTTAGCTTTTTTGAGGTGTTGTAAAATTACTAAAAAGACAAAAAGCTGAAATCCCTTGGAAATCTATGATTCACGAACACTAATAAAACAACCAAAATGTTGTGCGTAAAAGGTGTCTTTTTTTGGTTCGTTTCTTTGGACGAGCAATTACGGAGTATACCATGAACTCCTTTTTTAAAAATAAATGAATTGTGAATAAAGAAATGGACAGTAAATAGAAAATCACAGTTTAATAATTACTTAAATTGTTAATACATTTTATGTAGTTTTAAAAATATAAACATTATAAAACTTATGCGTTGGACGCTTAAACCCAAACCTGAAGCATCTGCAATAAAAGAACTGGCACAACAATTAAATGTCGATGAAATAATAGCCGCATTATTGATACAGAGAGGTGTCGAAACATTCGATGATGCCAGGAGGTTTTTTCGTCCAGTACTTAACGATCTTCACGACCCTTTCTTGATGAAGGATATGGATAAAGCTGTAGCCCGGATAGAACAGGCTATTGCAGCTAATGAAAATATCCTGGTGTATGGCGATTATGATGTTGATGGTACAACAGCCGTATCGTTAATGAGTTCGTATCTGTTGTCCCTGTATCCGAATGTAGCAACTTATATTCCCGATCGCTATAATGAAGGCTACGGTGTTTCTTACCAGGGGATAGATTTTGCCGAAGACAACGGATTTACTTTAATAGTGGCACTCGATTGCGGAATCAAAGCCATCGATAAAGTAGCGTATGCCAGTGAAAAAGGAATCGATTTCGTTATCTGCGATCACCACAGACCCGGAGTTGAAATACCCGATGCAGCAGCAGTCTTAGACCCGAAACGTGACGATTGTACGTATCCTTACGACGAACTATGTGGCTGTGGCGTCGGATTTAAGCTTATTCAGGCACTGGCATCAAAGAGAGGACAAACCATTAATGATTTGGTGCCCTATCTCGATTTGGTAGCAACAGCAATCGGAGCAGACATCGTACCCGTTACAGGAGAGAATAGAGTATTGGCCCATTACGGATTGAAACAAATTAACAGCAATCCGCGTCCCGGCTTTAAGGCGATAATAAACCAGCTTCAAAAAGAAGAACTCAGTATAACCGATGTGGTCTTTATTATTGCTCCCAGAATCAATGCTGCGGGTAGAATGAAACACGGACAGCATGCCGTAAACCTACTCACAGAAACAAATATCAATGTTGCCATTGGATATGCTGCCGAAATAGAGAATTTTAATGCCGATCGCCGTGAACTCGATCAGCAGATAACTGAAGAGGCACTGGAACAGATTCAGCTAATGAACGAACAAGAGCGCTATACGACCGTTGTGTATAGAGGCGATTGGCATAAAGGAGTGATCGGGATTGTTGCATCCCGTTTAACGGAAACATATTATCGCCCGACACTGGTGTTTACTAAAAGCGGAGAAAAGCTGGCCGCATCAGCTCGCTCCGTAAAGGGTTTTGATGTCTATAATGCCTTAGATGCCTGTAAAGAACATATCGAGCAATTCGGAGGACATAAATATGCGGCCGGATTAACTCTGAAAGAAGAACAGTACGAAGCATTTAAACAAAAGTTTGAAGAAGTAGTCGATGCGACCATAGACAGAAAATTGCTAACCCCCGAGATATCAGTAGATGCAGAGATCGATCTTAATAGTATTACACCCAAATTTTATCGTATCCTAAAACAATTCGCTCCGTTCGGGCCGGGTAATATGACTCCCATATTTATGACACAACATCTGGTCGATACCGGGTATGGTAAATGTGTAGGCTCAGACGAAGCCCATTTAAAAATAACCGTTACCCAAAACATTCCTTCAAATACGGGAGCCAGATTTTCCGGGATCGGGTTCAATATGGGCGATAAACTAAATGTCATTTCCGGCAGAAAACCTTTTAGCGCCGTATATGCAATCGATGAAAATGAATGGAATGGCAATGTAAGCCTTCAGTTAAAACTCAGAGACGTACGTTAATTACCTGATGTAAGGACATTTCCCTGTAAGCGACTACCTTTTTGTGAATAACAATCCTTAATTTTAATTAAAACAAGAAAGGAAATTATCTTATGTTAACATGGAATGATGTTATACACTTTGCTGTAAAAGGAAACCCTGAACCGGATAAGAGGGTAGAGAAATCGGAGGCCGCATGGAAAGCAATGCTTACGCCGGAACAATTTCGAATTACCAGGTTAAAAGGAACGGAAATGGCACATACCGGTGCCTTATGTACCACTTACGATGCAGGAAAATATAATTGTATTTGCTGCGATACGCCTCTTTTCGATGCTACGATTAAATATAACTCCGGGTCAGGCTGGCCGAGTTTTACGCAACCCATTAAAGAGAATGCCGTGAAGTACGAAAAAGATAACTCGTACGGAATGGTGCGGGTTGAGGTCATGTGCAATACCTGCGATGCCCATTTGGGACATGTCTTTCCGGATGGTCCTGAACCCGGCGGATTAAGATATTGTGTAAACTCCGAATCCATTAAAATAGAAAGGGAAGATAATGACAAATAAACCTATGGAAATTGCCACACTTGGTGGCGGTTGTTTTTGGTGTGTAGAGGCTGTTCTGCAACGCCTGAAAGGAGTCGAAAAAGTAGTCTCGGGGTATTCCGGAGGTAATGCACCCGGGAAACCGACATATAGAGAAGTATGTTCCGGTCTTACCGGACATGCTGAAGTCGTGCAGGTTTATTTTGATCCGGAGATGATTACGTATGAAGATATTCTGATGGTCTTCATGACCAGCCATGATCCGACAACACTTAACAGGCAGGGAGCAGATGCAGGGACCCAATACCGTTCGGTGATCTTCTATCATAATGATCAACAAAAACAGATGGCTGAAGCGGTGATAAATACAGTAACACCCTATTACGAGCATCCGGTTGTTACCGAATTGAGTCCCGCAACTATATTTTATGAGGCGGAAGACTATCATCAGGATTATTACAATAACAATCAGGCACAAGGGTATTGTAGCGCTGTGATTACACCCAAGCTGGTAAAACTTCGACAATTACACGCCGATAAATTAAAGAAGGAAACTATATAAATCCATACAGGATTCGTATCTTAATAAAATATACCTCGGGTATTGGTTGAGTTATGTCAGGTCGAGCGCAGTCGAGACCTGACATAGGGTTTTATTCGGGCTAATTATATAGAACATAAGTTAATGAACAAACTAAAACTAAATATAAAAGATACTTTCAATAAAGAACTCCCGGCCGATCCGGTGTTGGAAAATACCCGGCGACAGGTAAAAGAGGCTTGTTACTCTTTTGTAACTCCCCGGAAAACGTCAAAACCGCAATTATTGCACGTATCGGACGAAATGCTTTCTGAGATCGGGTTAGACAAAAAAGAGGCTGCTTCAGAAGCGTTTCTGAATGTTTTTACAGGGAATGAAGTGTTGGAAAACACAAAGCCTTATGCGATGTGCTATGCCGGACATCAGTTCGGTAACTGGGCAGGACAGTTAGGCGACGGTCGTGCCATTAATCTGGCTGAGGTAGTTCATCATGATAAACGTTGGGTTTTACAATTAAAAGGTGCCGGAGAAACACCCTATTCGCGTAGTGCCGATGGCCTGGCAGTATTGCGTTCTTCTGTTCGCGAATATTTGTGTAGCGAAGCTATGTATCATCTGGGGGTGCCGACCACCAGGGCCTTGTCATTAGCGTTAACCGGCGATCAGGTATTGAGAGATGTTATGTACGACGGCCACCCGGCTTATGAGAAAGGCGCCGTGGTCTGTAGAGTGGCTCCCAGCTTTTTGCGATTCGGTAATTATGAAATCTTTGCAGCGCGCGAGGATGAAAAAAACCTTAAAATACTCACCGATTATACGATCAGACATTTTTATCCCCACTTGGGAGCACCCTCAAAGGAAACCTATATTGCTTTTTTTAAAGAAGTCACCGAAAGAACACTTCAAATGATCATACATTGGCAACGTGTCGGTTTTGTACATGGGGTTATGAATACCGATAATATGTCTGTACTGGGGCTTACCATTGATTATGGTCCGTATGGATGGCTCGAAGGATTCGAATACGGGTGGACACCCAATACAACCGATGCAGGAATAAAACGATACCGTTACGGGAATCAACCGAATATGGCATTGTGGAATTTATTTCAATTGGCTAATGCTTTGTATCCCCTGGTTGGGGAAGCACCGCCTTTTGAACAGGGACTCCATCAGTTTAAAACAGATTTTGAAAAAGAATCCTTGCAAATGATGAGGTCTAAACTGGGCTTACAACTAAAAGAGGCATCCGATATATTGTTGACTTCACAACTGGAAGATAACCTCCAGCTTACAGAAACCGATATGACCATTTTTTTCAGGCTGCTGGCCGATTTTAAAAAGGATAAAGCACAGGAAGGATTAAAAAGGGTCCATGATGCTTTCTATAGTCCGGAAGAAGTAGAAGGCGATATAGCCGATAAATGGAATGACTGGTTTGTGAAATATGCCGAAAGATTACAGAAAGAATCGCTGCCGGATGAAGAACGTAAAACGGGCATGAACGCAGTAAACCCTAAATATGTTTTAAGAAACTATATGGCTCAATTGGCCATTGAAGCGGCTGATAAGGGCGATTATACCCTTATTGACGAGTTATATACCCTGCTGAAACAACCCTATGCCGAACAGCCTGAGTCTGAAAAGTGGTTTGCGAAACGACCGGAATGGGCAAGGAATAAAATAGGATGTTCAATGCTTTCATGCAGTTCTTAATATTTAGCAATATATAAATTACAATGGAATACAACCTGGAAGGCCGGCAACTCCCCTAATGGGATTTGCTTCCCGTTTTTGAGGAAGAAGTGCCAAAAGTTTCCGATTTCAGAGGAAAACCCCTGGTGATAATGTTTTTTTACCTGGGATGTCCCGGTTGTAAAGGCAGGGCCATCCCGTATGCGAATAGTATAGTATACGAAAATGTGGGAGTGAATGTAATCGGAATCCATACCAGGTTTGCAGGTAAGGTATATACCGATGAACAGCTCCGGGCTATGAAAGACGAATTCTATATAAGATTTCCGTATTACCGCGATCTGCCGGAAGCCACTACCTTTAATAACTATTTTGCCGGAGGAACCCCGCATTGGATATTGGTGGATGCAAAAGGAATTGTAGTACAATCTATGTTTGGTTCCGATCCGAACAATGCACTGTTGCGATTAGACCTTAAGATAAAAGAGGTATTACAGGATGAAACAGCATCGGAATAAAATAGCTTTCGGAGGTGGCTGCTACTGGTGTTTAGAAGCCGTTTATCAATCGTTAAGAGGAGTTAGATGGGTAGAGCAGGGTTTTATTGCCCCGGATACGGCCTCCGGTTTATTCTCGGAAGCGGTTATAGTACATTACAATCCCGCCGAAATCAGTCAGGAATCACTCATTGAAATTCATTTGCATACCCATAAAAGTACCAGTAACCATAGTAGGAGAAGCAAGTACCGGTCGGCGGTATATACATTTTCAGAAGAACAAAATCAGCAAGCAGGAAATATCCTGAGAATGTTTCAAGAGGATTTTGAAGAAAGATTGATTACAAAAGCGTACCTTTTTAATGCTTTTAAACCCTCGGAGGTCGAATTCCATAATTATTATTATTCAAATCCTGAGAAGCCCTTTTGCAAGCGATTTATTGAACCGAAATTGCGGTTGTTGCTCCATCGGTTTAAAAGGCTTGTCAATGAAGAAAAATTAACAGCAGGGATCTAAAACATAAAAAATGAAGAGTACTGTATTATCGATCAGAAATAAAAAAGGACATAACCTATATGCTTATCTGGAACTTCCTGCCAACCAGAAGCCCCGTCACTATGCTGTTTTTGCGCATTGTTTTACCTGTAGCAGTAGTTTTACGGCTGTAAGAAACGTCAGCAGGGCACTCACCGGTCATGGCTTTGCAGTAGTGCGGTTCGATTTTACGGGCCTGGGAAAAAGTGAAGGTGAATTTGCAGAAAGCCATTTCTCTGCCAATGTAGAAGACCTGTTGGCTGTATATGATTATTTAGAGAAGAATTATCAGGCGCCATGCCTTTTTGTAGGGCACTCATTAGGTGGTGCAGCGGTGCTGGCAGCCGCAGCAAAATTACCCGAAGTTAAAGCCGTAGCTACTATTTCGGCTCCTGCCGAAGTATCGCATGTAAAAAACCTGTTCTCACACCAATTTGAAGAAGTCCATGCAAAAGGAAATGTAGAGGTAAATATAGGGGGGAGACCCTTTGTGATTGATCAGGATTTTGTTGAAGATTTTGATAAAACCGATCTCCCTGCCATTGTTAAGTCCCTGAGGCGACCATTGCTGATCATGCATGCACCATTTGATAAGATCGTTGGGATTGAAAATGCTCAGAAGCTATATAACAGCGCCATGCACCCTAAGAGCTTTGTTAGTTTAGACGGAGCCGACCATTTGCTTGGCGATACCAAAGACAGTATGTATGTAGGAAACATTATCGGAGCATGGGTACAACGGTATTTCGAAACCGGCGAAAACCGAATGCTCGACCCCGAAGGAGAACAACTGGTAGCCCGTTTAAACCTTAAAGAAGATAACTTTACCACCAGCATGCAAACCAAAGATCATAGTATGGTAGCCGATGAGCCTGTTAGTTTTGGGGGTGATAATTTTGGACCCGGCCCTTACGATTATCTCAGCGCATCATTAGCTGCCTGTAGCGCCATGACGGTAAAGCTCTATGCAGAACGTAAGAAGTGGAAGCTCGAAGAAGTATTTGTATATGTAACCCATTCCAAAAAACATACCGACGATCTGATGATTGACGTAGAAAAACCCGGACGTATCGATTACATCTCAAAAAAGCTGAAGTTTACAGGCGATCTCGATGCAGCACAAAGAATGAAACTTAAAGAAATTGCAGCTAAATGCCCGGTACACCGCACCCTGCAAAGTGATGTGGTTATTGAAACCGAAGAAGTGAATGACTTTTAAAGCAGGTACCATCAGTATAAATTTTCTCGCTCGGTTCCTTAATGAGAATTAATTTCATTTTACTATTTTAGTACTTTGTCAGGAAGATTTTTTTGACAATTTTCAACATGCCATATAAATTATAGTTATAAATCAATGGCCTCTGGGACTAGTCCCGTGAAATTCCTTCAGGAATATTTCACCGGGATAAATCTCGGTGATCCGGTCAACGACCTCCGGGTAAGCCCGCGGGGCATGAACCGGAAAAACGAATAATACATATCGACATAAACATTGGAATATTTCAATCTCGATTATCGGGTAAAACATAAAAAATGGTTAACATACAGGAAATAGAAAGTGAAGAAATAAAAAAACGAATAGCCGACTTCGATAATAAAGGCGGGGTGCTTCGAATGTCGGTATTTAAGATTGGGAAAAACTACGTCGGAGAACTTCCGGCAGATGAATATGCAGCACACCTTATTGTTGCCAGGCAAACTGTTGAAAAATTTAATTATGAAGCTAACCTCCACTGGAATAAAGTTGCAGCTCGTAATTCAAGAAACAATTACCCGTTTCTTAAAACTGATTTCGATTTATTAGATAACAGTGGTGTGAAAATAAATTTAGAGCATTTTCTTGGTCCGTATTTCGATCTTGAAGTAATGCGAGGAAAGCTTAGAAACGATACCCTGAATGCATACTTTCCTTTTGATTCAGAAGAAACACTGGCCAATAAAGTAGATATCAATTCAAGGAGGGAGATCTACAGGAAAAAATATCCGGAAAATAAAGGTTCATTTATTTATGCATTTATGGAGCCTCCTTATAGCATCCGGCTTGGGAAAGACATCAAACAAAGAGGAGAATACCTGTTGGATTTTATGAATTTCTTTTTTGATGATCTGAATACAATAGAAGTCTATGCGTGGAATACCGAATGCTCCGAAATTTTTGATGCCGGAAAAGAATGGTGGGGGAGCTACTTCTGGACCGTATATAACCCGGTCAAAAACCGGTATATCGGAATCCTGGCATCTGAGACCGATTAAAAATTAAAAAAATAGTATAAGCAGGTTTTAGCCCATGTTCTATGATGACCGGCATGGCAGCAATAGTCTTAAACACAAAGCATAAACGTAACAGGTAGCATAGTTGTTTTTTGATAGATGTTATTTTGATAAGGTGCTGGTTATCAGTATATTGGCCGGGGTATTCATATGATGAACCTAAGCAGTAAATAACCAATTATATATAATATATGAAACAGCCCATACTAAGTTTAATCGTTGTCATGTGTGGCTTATCCTCTTTTGCACAATCATTACCAAAAACAATTAGTGAAAATGATTTCAGTATCGGGAAATCGCTTCAGATAGCATCGAAAGTACTGGGAGAAACCCGCGACCTGAATATTTATCTGCCTTCGGGCTATTCGGCGGATAGCCTGAAAACATATCCCGTTATTTATTTGCTCGATGGCTCCAAAGACGAAGATTTCATTCATGTTAGCGGAATTGTACAGTTTGGTTCCTTTTCATGGATAAACATGATGCCCGAATCTATAGTGGTGGGCATCGGGAATGTAGACAGAAAAAGAGACTTTACTTATCCGTCTGGTAATAAACTCGATCAGGAAGAGTTTCCCACCTCCGGGAAGTCCGCTAAATTTGTTGAGTTTATTCGAAGAGAATTGCAGCCTTTTGTGGAGTCAACCTATAGAACAACGAACAGTAAAACAATTGTCGGGCAATCA of the Zhouia spongiae genome contains:
- the msrB gene encoding peptide-methionine (R)-S-oxide reductase MsrB — its product is MLTWNDVIHFAVKGNPEPDKRVEKSEAAWKAMLTPEQFRITRLKGTEMAHTGALCTTYDAGKYNCICCDTPLFDATIKYNSGSGWPSFTQPIKENAVKYEKDNSYGMVRVEVMCNTCDAHLGHVFPDGPEPGGLRYCVNSESIKIEREDNDK
- a CDS encoding bifunctional alpha/beta hydrolase/OsmC family protein — its product is MKSTVLSIRNKKGHNLYAYLELPANQKPRHYAVFAHCFTCSSSFTAVRNVSRALTGHGFAVVRFDFTGLGKSEGEFAESHFSANVEDLLAVYDYLEKNYQAPCLFVGHSLGGAAVLAAAAKLPEVKAVATISAPAEVSHVKNLFSHQFEEVHAKGNVEVNIGGRPFVIDQDFVEDFDKTDLPAIVKSLRRPLLIMHAPFDKIVGIENAQKLYNSAMHPKSFVSLDGADHLLGDTKDSMYVGNIIGAWVQRYFETGENRMLDPEGEQLVARLNLKEDNFTTSMQTKDHSMVADEPVSFGGDNFGPGPYDYLSASLAACSAMTVKLYAERKKWKLEEVFVYVTHSKKHTDDLMIDVEKPGRIDYISKKLKFTGDLDAAQRMKLKEIAAKCPVHRTLQSDVVIETEEVNDF
- the recJ gene encoding single-stranded-DNA-specific exonuclease RecJ, yielding MRWTLKPKPEASAIKELAQQLNVDEIIAALLIQRGVETFDDARRFFRPVLNDLHDPFLMKDMDKAVARIEQAIAANENILVYGDYDVDGTTAVSLMSSYLLSLYPNVATYIPDRYNEGYGVSYQGIDFAEDNGFTLIVALDCGIKAIDKVAYASEKGIDFVICDHHRPGVEIPDAAAVLDPKRDDCTYPYDELCGCGVGFKLIQALASKRGQTINDLVPYLDLVATAIGADIVPVTGENRVLAHYGLKQINSNPRPGFKAIINQLQKEELSITDVVFIIAPRINAAGRMKHGQHAVNLLTETNINVAIGYAAEIENFNADRRELDQQITEEALEQIQLMNEQERYTTVVYRGDWHKGVIGIVASRLTETYYRPTLVFTKSGEKLAASARSVKGFDVYNALDACKEHIEQFGGHKYAAGLTLKEEQYEAFKQKFEEVVDATIDRKLLTPEISVDAEIDLNSITPKFYRILKQFAPFGPGNMTPIFMTQHLVDTGYGKCVGSDEAHLKITVTQNIPSNTGARFSGIGFNMGDKLNVISGRKPFSAVYAIDENEWNGNVSLQLKLRDVR
- a CDS encoding peroxiredoxin family protein; its protein translation is MPKVSDFRGKPLVIMFFYLGCPGCKGRAIPYANSIVYENVGVNVIGIHTRFAGKVYTDEQLRAMKDEFYIRFPYYRDLPEATTFNNYFAGGTPHWILVDAKGIVVQSMFGSDPNNALLRLDLKIKEVLQDETASE
- a CDS encoding alpha/beta hydrolase; the encoded protein is MKQPILSLIVVMCGLSSFAQSLPKTISENDFSIGKSLQIASKVLGETRDLNIYLPSGYSADSLKTYPVIYLLDGSKDEDFIHVSGIVQFGSFSWINMMPESIVVGIGNVDRKRDFTYPSGNKLDQEEFPTSGKSAKFVEFIRRELQPFVESTYRTTNSKTIVGQSLGGLLATEILFKTPDLFDNYIIVSPSLWWDDENLLDYKPKSYNTEKSIYVAVGKEGKIMERTAGELYEKLGKQQNKNTRLFFEFLEDKTHGDALHEAVYNAFGKIFAEN
- a CDS encoding protein adenylyltransferase SelO, translated to MNKLKLNIKDTFNKELPADPVLENTRRQVKEACYSFVTPRKTSKPQLLHVSDEMLSEIGLDKKEAASEAFLNVFTGNEVLENTKPYAMCYAGHQFGNWAGQLGDGRAINLAEVVHHDKRWVLQLKGAGETPYSRSADGLAVLRSSVREYLCSEAMYHLGVPTTRALSLALTGDQVLRDVMYDGHPAYEKGAVVCRVAPSFLRFGNYEIFAAREDEKNLKILTDYTIRHFYPHLGAPSKETYIAFFKEVTERTLQMIIHWQRVGFVHGVMNTDNMSVLGLTIDYGPYGWLEGFEYGWTPNTTDAGIKRYRYGNQPNMALWNLFQLANALYPLVGEAPPFEQGLHQFKTDFEKESLQMMRSKLGLQLKEASDILLTSQLEDNLQLTETDMTIFFRLLADFKKDKAQEGLKRVHDAFYSPEEVEGDIADKWNDWFVKYAERLQKESLPDEERKTGMNAVNPKYVLRNYMAQLAIEAADKGDYTLIDELYTLLKQPYAEQPESEKWFAKRPEWARNKIGCSMLSCSS
- the msrA gene encoding peptide-methionine (S)-S-oxide reductase MsrA, encoding MTNKPMEIATLGGGCFWCVEAVLQRLKGVEKVVSGYSGGNAPGKPTYREVCSGLTGHAEVVQVYFDPEMITYEDILMVFMTSHDPTTLNRQGADAGTQYRSVIFYHNDQQKQMAEAVINTVTPYYEHPVVTELSPATIFYEAEDYHQDYYNNNQAQGYCSAVITPKLVKLRQLHADKLKKETI
- a CDS encoding peptide-N-glycosidase F-related protein yields the protein MFKVSLFFFAALLAVSSVNAQTIEHVISHNEEIIVTDPSKGANSYKRNTVFPSKDKDIRQIKLILTFECPEKDSMRCADWDYVDHINVIPENSDTKYEVARMLTPYGGRFQKDWIFQWEVDVTDFSEILRNEVVVDYIHTGYEDNKTRGWKVTVDFEITYGTPVAKPLAIHKIYDGNYSYGDTSDPIENHLKPVSLKANAATAFSKVKVHQTGHGMDANGCGEFCDKWRDILYNGEVVNHKDIWMKCGDNPLYPQAGTWIFDRANWCPGYLLQPDEVLIDAKKGESFTVDINMQPYETEKPSAKELLVAYVVEYGAISAENDVTLIDIIKPSSKRTHSRVNPTGGRPLIKIKNNGSKNLTKLTVKYYLDGQKPKRYNWTGNLAFNEETLITLPEEIFSEKEETGFTVALSKPNGKRDGYMADNVQSATYQKPDILPGNMVVYFKTNEKPGQNTYRVEDSFGNVVFKKDSTDLMPNKLHQDTLKLAEGGYSFIVDDTGNNGLEFWFHAKEGVGNIKILDTLGQAIKQFGSDFGKNITYNFTVKHHTDYTLDPKPSVNMFGARTNGPVNVDYFSNKKAEVKVIITQQEDESKVVQEHVYHNLNRGIFNYDLSYLPKMRYTLKVIVDGEVIFKNRIRLKE
- a CDS encoding peptide-methionine (S)-S-oxide reductase, whose amino-acid sequence is MKQHRNKIAFGGGCYWCLEAVYQSLRGVRWVEQGFIAPDTASGLFSEAVIVHYNPAEISQESLIEIHLHTHKSTSNHSRRSKYRSAVYTFSEEQNQQAGNILRMFQEDFEERLITKAYLFNAFKPSEVEFHNYYYSNPEKPFCKRFIEPKLRLLLHRFKRLVNEEKLTAGI